Proteins encoded by one window of Geobacter sp. DSM 9736:
- a CDS encoding cation diffusion facilitator family transporter has translation MEGEAHLDQTIAGRFKYAIVLTALTLVAEVVGGIWTNSLALLSDAAHVFLDIFALVLSLVAIKLAAFPATDTRTFGWHRAEVFASFINGITVFLMALGIFYEGWHRLFDPQEVKSLPMFIIAVIGLVMNLFAASALHQHSHDDLNVRSAFLHVVGDAAASVGVIAGGLVMYFTDWFVVDAVISICIAFVIFWGAWRVLREASHILLEGVPRGLSVPEVVEAIHAVPGVNHVHNLNIWTICSHILALSAHVDILPEYKEERQAEVLRAIEEMLMQRYHISHTTLQAECTMCIEAPPVIKELRHRPRVRDQHGHHHDDGGHAHGPGCAHGHHH, from the coding sequence ATGGAAGGTGAAGCACATCTCGATCAGACCATAGCAGGCCGCTTCAAGTACGCTATAGTGCTTACCGCTCTCACCCTTGTGGCGGAGGTGGTGGGGGGAATCTGGACCAACTCCCTTGCTCTCCTCTCCGATGCGGCCCATGTGTTTCTGGACATCTTCGCCCTGGTCCTCTCCCTGGTGGCCATCAAGCTCGCTGCTTTCCCCGCCACCGACACGCGCACCTTCGGCTGGCATCGGGCGGAGGTTTTCGCCTCGTTCATAAACGGGATCACCGTGTTTCTCATGGCACTCGGGATCTTCTACGAAGGGTGGCATCGGTTGTTCGATCCCCAGGAGGTGAAGAGCCTGCCGATGTTCATCATTGCCGTGATCGGCCTCGTAATGAACCTCTTTGCAGCATCTGCCCTTCACCAGCATTCACATGACGATCTAAACGTCCGAAGCGCGTTCCTGCATGTGGTCGGGGATGCTGCGGCATCGGTGGGTGTGATCGCCGGCGGCCTTGTGATGTATTTCACCGACTGGTTCGTGGTGGACGCTGTAATTTCCATATGCATCGCCTTCGTTATCTTCTGGGGGGCGTGGCGCGTCCTTCGGGAGGCTTCACACATATTGCTTGAAGGTGTGCCGCGGGGGTTGAGCGTGCCGGAAGTTGTCGAGGCGATACATGCAGTGCCGGGGGTGAATCACGTCCACAACCTCAACATCTGGACAATCTGCTCCCATATCCTCGCGCTCTCGGCGCATGTGGACATATTGCCGGAATACAAGGAGGAGCGGCAGGCCGAGGTGTTGCGCGCAATAGAGGAAATGCTTATGCAGCGGTACCATATCTCGCATACGACGCTCCAGGCCGAGTGCACCATGTGCATCGAGGCTCCCCCCGTAATCAAGGAACTGCGCCACCGGCCCCGCGTGAGGGATCAGCACGGCCATCATCATGACGATGGCGGCCATGCTCATGGGCCTGGCTGCGCCCACGGCCATCACCACTGA
- the sucD gene encoding succinate--CoA ligase subunit alpha yields the protein MAILLNSESKVLVQGITGRSGLFHTQQCRDYGTKIVAGVTPGRGGVHIEGIPVFDTVEEAVHYTQATVSMIFVPPPAAADAILEAADAGIDLAVCITEGIPVRDMVQARRILDGKKMKLIGPNCPGVITPGQCKVGIMPGYIHKPGKIGVVSRSGTLTYEAVKQLTEVGLGQSTCVGIGGDPIIGLKFIDVLKHFNEDEETEGVFMIGEIGGGAEEEAAEWIRENMKKPVGAFIAGVTAPPGKRMGHAGAIITGGKGKAEDKIRTLQECGVTVSQSPTRMGHAMLHALGRKEKK from the coding sequence ATGGCGATATTATTGAACAGTGAATCAAAGGTTCTCGTGCAGGGCATAACCGGCCGCAGCGGCCTCTTCCACACCCAGCAGTGCCGCGATTACGGCACCAAGATAGTCGCCGGGGTAACCCCGGGCAGGGGTGGCGTACACATCGAGGGGATTCCGGTGTTCGATACCGTCGAGGAAGCCGTGCATTACACGCAAGCGACGGTCTCCATGATTTTCGTTCCGCCCCCTGCTGCCGCAGACGCCATACTGGAAGCGGCAGATGCAGGAATAGACCTCGCTGTGTGCATCACCGAGGGGATTCCGGTGCGCGACATGGTACAGGCCCGGCGAATACTTGACGGGAAAAAGATGAAGCTGATCGGCCCCAACTGCCCAGGTGTCATCACTCCCGGGCAGTGCAAGGTAGGCATCATGCCGGGATACATTCACAAGCCGGGTAAAATCGGCGTCGTGTCCCGCAGCGGAACGCTCACCTATGAGGCGGTAAAGCAGTTGACCGAAGTGGGTCTAGGCCAGTCTACCTGCGTCGGCATCGGAGGTGATCCCATCATCGGATTGAAGTTCATCGACGTATTGAAGCACTTCAATGAGGATGAAGAAACCGAGGGTGTTTTCATGATCGGAGAGATCGGCGGCGGGGCAGAAGAAGAAGCTGCTGAATGGATCCGGGAAAACATGAAAAAGCCGGTCGGTGCTTTCATCGCAGGAGTTACCGCCCCTCCGGGCAAAAGAATGGGGCATGCGGGGGCGATCATCACGGGCGGCAAGGGAAAAGCTGAAGACAAGATAAGAACTTTACAGGAATGTGGAGTCACGGTGTCGCAGAGTCCGACAAGGATGGGGCACGCCATGCTCCATGCTCTCGGACGAAAGGAGAAAAAATAG
- a CDS encoding homoserine O-acetyltransferase, whose product MYTGIVEPQSITFDVDLRLESGRILGPITLAYETYGELNRDRTNAILVTHAWTGSAHLAGRYNADEAKPGWWDAVVGPGRLLDTDRYCVICSNVIGSCYGSTGPASINPKTGKKYNLSFPVVTVRDMVRAQKLLIDHLGIDKLLTVLGGSMGGMQALEWAICFPDRVASAIALATTPRPSAQAIAMNAVARWAIFNDPSWKKGEYRKNPKDGLALARGIGHITFLSDESMTAKFGRRFSAKDGQFDFFGQFEVERYLTYNGYNFVDRFDTNSFLYLAKALDLYDAALGCDSLHEAFAPVQVPIQFFAFTSDWLYPPYQTEEMVQALHDLKKDAEYHLIPSSYGHDAFLLEHETFAPLIRAFLDRLG is encoded by the coding sequence ATGTACACCGGAATCGTTGAACCTCAATCCATAACCTTCGATGTAGACCTGCGACTGGAGAGCGGGCGGATTCTCGGCCCCATAACCCTTGCTTACGAGACCTACGGCGAACTGAACAGGGATCGGACCAATGCCATCCTCGTCACTCATGCATGGACAGGCAGTGCGCATCTGGCCGGAAGATACAACGCCGATGAAGCAAAGCCGGGATGGTGGGACGCTGTCGTCGGGCCGGGACGGCTGCTGGATACCGACCGCTACTGTGTAATCTGCTCCAACGTAATAGGCTCGTGCTACGGCTCGACCGGCCCGGCCTCCATCAATCCGAAAACCGGAAAGAAATACAACCTGTCCTTTCCGGTGGTCACGGTACGGGACATGGTGCGGGCGCAGAAACTCCTGATAGATCATCTTGGAATCGATAAGCTGCTGACCGTTCTCGGCGGCAGCATGGGAGGCATGCAGGCCCTGGAATGGGCAATCTGCTTTCCAGATCGTGTTGCTTCGGCCATTGCCCTCGCTACGACGCCCCGCCCATCCGCGCAGGCCATCGCCATGAACGCGGTGGCCAGATGGGCCATATTCAACGACCCAAGCTGGAAGAAGGGAGAGTACCGGAAGAATCCGAAGGACGGCCTGGCGCTGGCCCGCGGGATAGGACACATCACCTTTCTCTCCGATGAATCGATGACTGCCAAATTCGGCCGACGTTTTTCGGCGAAGGATGGGCAGTTCGACTTCTTCGGCCAGTTCGAAGTCGAAAGATATCTTACCTACAATGGCTACAACTTCGTCGATCGCTTCGACACCAACTCCTTTCTTTATCTGGCCAAGGCTCTGGATCTCTACGATGCGGCATTGGGATGCGACAGCCTGCATGAAGCTTTCGCGCCGGTACAGGTCCCCATCCAGTTCTTCGCCTTCACTTCCGACTGGCTCTACCCCCCTTATCAGACCGAGGAAATGGTGCAGGCCCTCCACGACCTGAAGAAAGACGCGGAATACCATCTGATCCCCTCTTCCTACGGCCATGATGCATTTCTGCTCGAACATGAGACCTTCGCGCCGCTCATACGTGCGTTTCTGGACAGGCTTGGCTAG
- the ilvA gene encoding threonine ammonia-lyase: protein MLDYSLVAEAADRLKKRIRRTELIHSHPFSERCGLPVYFKCENLQRTGSFKIRGALNFMTAQPREKLERGVITASAGNHAQGVAFSADLLGVKAVVYMPETTPPQKVFSTRDYGAEVVLTGRNFDEAFAAARKAEQERGALFVHPFDDPLVMAGQGTIGLEILHDLHDVANILVPIGGGGLIAGIARAVKEMRPGVRIIGVEAQAAPSMHFSLLQGRIMETPLAVSLADGIAVKRVGKNTFPVVQELVDEVVLVEEEAIAQAIVALLEKTKLLVEGAGAVTLAALLSGAASGLSGKTVCLLSGGNIDVKTISVVVERGLLAAGRYLKLRVQLDDVPGSLAKLATEIAAAKANISIITHDRRSKSLPIGKTEVLVELETRGYEHIQEVIGYLERVGYEIEVLK from the coding sequence CTGCTCGATTACTCTCTCGTCGCTGAAGCTGCGGACCGGCTTAAAAAGCGCATCCGCCGCACAGAACTCATTCATTCCCACCCCTTCAGCGAAAGATGCGGCCTTCCCGTCTATTTTAAATGCGAAAACCTGCAGCGCACGGGCTCCTTCAAGATACGCGGAGCACTGAACTTCATGACTGCGCAGCCGCGGGAAAAGCTCGAACGTGGCGTAATTACTGCCTCGGCGGGCAATCACGCCCAAGGGGTCGCTTTCTCTGCCGATCTTCTAGGGGTGAAGGCGGTCGTCTACATGCCGGAAACCACCCCCCCGCAGAAGGTATTCTCCACCCGGGATTACGGGGCGGAGGTGGTTCTTACCGGCCGGAATTTTGATGAGGCCTTTGCGGCGGCCCGCAAAGCCGAACAGGAAAGAGGGGCACTTTTTGTCCATCCTTTCGACGATCCTCTCGTAATGGCGGGGCAGGGGACGATAGGCCTGGAAATACTCCATGACCTTCATGATGTTGCCAATATTCTGGTTCCCATCGGAGGAGGAGGCCTCATTGCCGGGATCGCACGGGCTGTCAAGGAGATGCGTCCGGGTGTGCGTATAATAGGGGTCGAGGCGCAGGCGGCTCCCTCCATGCACTTCTCCCTTCTCCAGGGGAGGATCATGGAGACGCCGCTGGCGGTAAGCCTTGCCGACGGCATTGCTGTCAAACGTGTGGGAAAAAACACCTTCCCGGTCGTGCAGGAGTTGGTGGACGAAGTGGTGCTGGTAGAGGAGGAGGCGATTGCCCAGGCCATCGTAGCCCTACTCGAGAAGACGAAGTTGCTCGTCGAAGGGGCGGGAGCAGTGACGCTGGCTGCGCTCCTGTCGGGCGCGGCGTCGGGCCTGTCAGGCAAGACGGTTTGTCTGCTGTCGGGGGGGAATATCGATGTAAAGACTATATCTGTAGTCGTGGAAAGGGGGCTCCTGGCCGCAGGACGCTACCTGAAGCTTCGGGTGCAGCTTGACGATGTTCCCGGCTCTCTTGCCAAGCTCGCGACTGAAATTGCCGCTGCAAAGGCAAATATCTCCATCATAACCCATGACCGCCGCTCGAAGTCGCTCCCCATCGGGAAGACTGAGGTACTGGTGGAACTTGAAACACGTGGTTATGAACATATCCAGGAAGTGATCGGCTATCTTGAGCGGGTTGGTTACGAGATTGAGGTGTTGAAGTGA
- a CDS encoding GPMC system MBL fold metallohydrolase — protein MKITILGSGTSTGVPMVGCRCNVCTSTDRRDKRTRASILVETEGHYLLVDTSTDLRKQAIRAGIPHIDAVFFTHAHADHIHGIDDMRGFHFIHKRVIPCYGERETMEAIMEKFPYIFDGLERAGYAKLLQPHIIEGPVALAGCRITPVPLRHGSMPATGYRFNDAAYLTDCSLIPDTSLPLLENLELLIIDGLRYTPHPHHFNIDGALDMVRKLNPKRAILTHLTHEVPYSDGRNLPPGIELAYDGLSIDCS, from the coding sequence ATGAAAATCACCATACTCGGCAGCGGCACCTCCACCGGCGTCCCGATGGTCGGCTGCCGCTGCAATGTCTGCACCTCCACCGATCGACGCGACAAGCGTACAAGAGCTTCTATCCTCGTCGAAACCGAGGGACACTACCTCCTCGTCGACACTTCGACCGACCTGAGGAAGCAGGCCATACGCGCGGGAATTCCCCATATCGATGCAGTCTTCTTCACTCACGCCCATGCCGATCACATCCATGGCATAGATGACATGAGAGGATTTCATTTCATACATAAGAGGGTGATTCCCTGTTATGGGGAGAGGGAAACAATGGAAGCGATCATGGAGAAGTTCCCCTACATCTTTGACGGACTGGAACGGGCCGGCTATGCAAAGCTACTCCAACCTCACATCATTGAAGGCCCCGTAGCCCTTGCCGGATGCAGGATCACACCGGTCCCCCTTCGGCACGGCTCGATGCCCGCTACCGGCTACAGGTTCAACGATGCCGCGTACCTCACCGACTGCAGCCTGATTCCGGACACGTCGCTTCCCCTCCTCGAAAACCTCGAACTCCTAATCATCGACGGTCTGCGCTACACACCGCATCCGCATCATTTCAACATCGACGGCGCACTGGATATGGTCCGGAAGCTTAACCCCAAGCGGGCAATCCTGACCCACCTTACCCACGAAGTCCCATACAGTGATGGCCGCAATCTACCCCCCGGCATCGAGCTGGCCTACGATGGCCTCTCCATCGACTGCTCCTAG
- a CDS encoding YifB family Mg chelatase-like AAA ATPase has protein sequence MLAKVLSSALLGIDAILVDVEVDIAQGLPQFATVGLPDGAVKESKDRVKSALKNSGYEFPNRRITVNLAPADIRKEGAAFDLPISIGILAATGVVKDHRLRNYLLLGELSLDGRIKPIRGALPVAVAARASNLAGIIVPKDNAGEAAVVEGVDIIGVTELAEVVQFLNGELDLNPHRVDVQSLFRQNAEYGDDFSEVKGQEHAKRALEVAASGGHNILMIGPPGSGKTMLARRIPSILPPMSFDEAIETTKVYSVMGLLDRDKALIASRPFRSPHHTISDIGLIGGGNSPRPGEVSLSHNGVLFLDELPEFKKHVLEVLRQPLEDGRVTISRALTSMTYPSRFMLVSALNPCPCGYLGDPLHQCSCTPIMVQRYRSRISGPLLDRIDIHIEVPGVKYRDLSDSRDGETSIDIGKRVEQSRLLQQERFRGTKVHCNSQMTPRLIKKHCELDEAGHRLLELVTDRLGLSARSYNRILKVSRTIADLAGSDRIRDNHISEAIQYRSLDRKTE, from the coding sequence ATGCTTGCCAAGGTACTCAGCAGCGCCCTGCTCGGCATCGATGCAATCCTGGTCGACGTGGAGGTGGACATCGCCCAGGGGCTCCCCCAGTTCGCAACGGTCGGTCTTCCTGACGGCGCGGTCAAGGAAAGCAAAGACCGCGTCAAATCGGCTCTGAAAAACTCCGGCTACGAGTTTCCGAATCGAAGGATCACGGTAAATCTAGCCCCCGCAGACATCCGAAAGGAAGGCGCCGCCTTCGACCTCCCCATCTCCATCGGCATCCTTGCCGCAACCGGCGTCGTAAAGGACCACCGTCTGAGGAACTACCTGCTCCTCGGCGAACTCTCCCTCGATGGACGGATAAAACCGATACGGGGTGCCCTCCCGGTAGCAGTCGCCGCCCGAGCCAGCAATCTCGCGGGCATCATCGTTCCAAAGGACAACGCCGGTGAAGCTGCCGTAGTCGAAGGAGTCGACATCATCGGCGTAACAGAACTGGCCGAGGTGGTTCAATTCCTGAACGGCGAGCTGGATTTGAATCCGCACCGTGTCGACGTTCAGTCGCTATTCCGGCAGAACGCAGAATATGGGGATGATTTTTCCGAGGTGAAAGGCCAGGAGCACGCGAAGCGCGCCCTGGAGGTCGCGGCCAGCGGTGGGCACAACATCCTGATGATCGGCCCTCCCGGCTCCGGCAAAACCATGCTGGCCCGACGTATTCCCTCCATCCTCCCCCCAATGTCCTTCGACGAAGCAATCGAAACGACCAAGGTCTATAGCGTCATGGGACTGCTCGACAGAGACAAGGCTCTTATCGCCAGCCGTCCCTTCCGCTCGCCTCATCATACCATATCCGATATCGGACTGATCGGCGGCGGCAACTCCCCGAGGCCCGGGGAAGTCTCCCTATCCCACAACGGCGTGCTCTTCCTCGACGAGCTTCCGGAATTCAAGAAACATGTCCTGGAGGTGCTACGCCAACCGCTGGAGGATGGGCGGGTCACCATCTCCCGTGCCCTCACCTCGATGACCTACCCCTCCCGCTTCATGCTGGTCAGCGCGCTCAACCCTTGCCCCTGCGGCTATCTCGGCGATCCCCTTCATCAGTGCTCCTGCACACCGATCATGGTGCAGCGGTACCGTTCCCGGATTTCGGGGCCGCTGCTCGACCGGATCGACATCCACATCGAGGTTCCTGGTGTCAAGTATCGTGATCTCTCCGACAGCCGTGATGGGGAAACCTCGATTGACATCGGCAAGCGGGTGGAGCAGTCAAGGCTTCTCCAGCAGGAGCGGTTCAGGGGCACCAAAGTACACTGCAACTCGCAGATGACGCCACGCCTCATCAAGAAGCACTGCGAACTCGACGAAGCAGGACACCGCCTGCTCGAACTAGTCACGGACCGCCTCGGCCTCTCCGCGCGCTCCTATAACAGGATCCTCAAGGTTTCACGGACCATAGCCGACCTGGCGGGGAGCGATCGAATCCGCGACAACCACATATCGGAAGCTATCCAGTATCGTAGTCTCGACCGGAAAACCGAGTAA
- the sucC gene encoding ADP-forming succinate--CoA ligase subunit beta: protein MNIHEYQAKEILSSYGIPVPRGRVALTSDQVERTAKEMGGRCVVKAQIYAGGRGKGGGVKLVHHPEQAQELGKELFGRRLVTPQTGPEGLRVRRILVEEAVEIAREFYLSITLDRETSRYCLIASAEGGVEIEEVARRSPDKIHVLTIDPYTGLRPYQARKIAIALGLKGSICEDCVELILNLYRCALEKDCFLVEINPLVITKAGWLMAMDAKINFDDNAMFRHREYPDMLDYSQLDTLEINASKYDLSYIKLQGNVGCMVNGAGLAMATLDVLKEFGAEPANFLDVGGGATREKVAEAFKIILQDADVKGVFVNIFGGIMRCDIIAQGIIEAASEVHCTLPIVVRMDGSQVEEGKKLLLESGLNVQVGENLGDGAARIVAMLNHDKHEEA from the coding sequence ATGAATATCCATGAATACCAAGCGAAGGAAATTCTCAGCTCCTACGGCATACCGGTCCCCCGCGGTCGCGTAGCCCTCACCTCCGACCAGGTCGAGAGGACGGCTAAGGAGATGGGGGGACGGTGCGTCGTCAAGGCACAGATTTATGCGGGGGGAAGGGGAAAAGGAGGAGGTGTAAAGCTGGTCCATCACCCCGAGCAGGCCCAGGAACTCGGCAAGGAACTGTTCGGCCGCAGGCTGGTAACGCCGCAGACAGGGCCGGAAGGGCTGCGGGTACGACGGATCCTAGTGGAAGAGGCGGTGGAGATTGCACGCGAGTTCTACCTCTCCATAACCCTTGACAGAGAGACATCCCGCTACTGCCTCATCGCTTCGGCGGAAGGAGGGGTGGAAATAGAAGAGGTGGCTAGACGCTCGCCGGACAAGATACATGTTCTTACCATCGACCCCTATACGGGACTGCGCCCCTATCAGGCAAGGAAAATCGCCATCGCTCTAGGTCTCAAGGGAAGCATCTGCGAGGACTGCGTGGAGCTCATCCTCAACCTGTACCGCTGCGCCCTGGAGAAGGACTGCTTCCTCGTAGAGATAAACCCTCTGGTTATCACCAAGGCGGGCTGGCTGATGGCAATGGACGCCAAGATCAACTTCGACGACAACGCGATGTTCCGGCACCGGGAATACCCGGACATGCTCGATTATTCCCAGCTCGATACGCTGGAGATCAATGCGAGCAAGTATGACCTCTCCTACATAAAGCTCCAGGGCAACGTAGGATGCATGGTCAACGGAGCGGGCCTCGCCATGGCAACTCTGGACGTCCTCAAGGAATTCGGTGCCGAACCGGCGAATTTCCTGGATGTAGGGGGTGGAGCAACGCGGGAGAAGGTAGCGGAAGCCTTCAAGATCATCCTTCAGGACGCCGACGTCAAAGGAGTATTCGTCAACATCTTCGGCGGCATCATGCGCTGCGACATCATAGCACAGGGGATCATCGAAGCCGCCTCGGAGGTTCACTGCACACTTCCGATAGTGGTACGGATGGACGGTTCGCAGGTGGAAGAAGGAAAGAAACTGCTTCTTGAATCAGGGCTGAATGTACAGGTGGGGGAAAACCTGGGGGATGGCGCTGCCAGAATAGTAGCAATGCTCAATCACGACAAGCACGAGGAAGCCTGA
- the trxB gene encoding thioredoxin-disulfide reductase yields MIMHHRLLILGSGPAGYTAAIYAARANLNPALITGLQQGGQLMTTTAVDNWPGDQEGVQGPDLMERMRLHAERFNTTFIIDHISKADLNQRPFRLEGDAGVYTCDALIIATGASARYLGLPSEEKFKGKGVSACATCDGFFYRGKPVAVIGGGNTAVEEALYLSHIASHVTVVHRRDRLRSEKIMADKLIERTKQNVTIEWNHELDEVLGDETGVTGVRLRHSSGSTKEIPVHGAFIAIGHTPNTQIFAGQLDMENGYIRTLCGPEGNYTATSIPGVFAAGDVQDSVYRQAITSAGTGCMAALDAERYLDMHKS; encoded by the coding sequence ATGATCATGCACCATCGACTGCTCATTCTCGGCTCCGGCCCGGCCGGCTATACCGCAGCGATATATGCAGCAAGAGCCAACCTGAACCCCGCCCTGATCACCGGCCTGCAGCAGGGGGGGCAGCTCATGACCACCACCGCCGTCGACAACTGGCCCGGCGATCAGGAAGGGGTGCAGGGCCCAGACCTGATGGAGAGGATGCGCCTCCACGCCGAGCGGTTCAATACAACGTTCATCATAGATCACATCAGTAAAGCAGACCTGAACCAGCGTCCGTTCCGCCTCGAAGGAGATGCCGGCGTCTACACCTGCGATGCGCTCATCATCGCGACGGGAGCTTCCGCCAGGTACCTCGGCCTCCCCTCAGAAGAGAAGTTCAAGGGGAAAGGGGTCTCCGCATGTGCCACCTGTGACGGCTTTTTCTATCGCGGCAAACCGGTGGCCGTCATCGGGGGGGGGAACACTGCGGTAGAAGAAGCTCTCTATCTCTCCCACATCGCGAGTCATGTGACAGTGGTTCATCGCCGCGACAGGCTCCGTTCCGAAAAAATCATGGCCGACAAACTCATCGAGCGGACGAAGCAGAATGTGACCATCGAGTGGAACCACGAGCTCGATGAGGTCCTCGGCGACGAAACAGGAGTCACGGGAGTGCGCCTCAGGCATTCCAGCGGCTCGACCAAGGAAATTCCCGTGCACGGCGCCTTCATCGCAATCGGCCACACACCTAACACGCAGATCTTCGCCGGACAGCTCGACATGGAGAATGGCTATATCCGGACACTCTGCGGCCCCGAAGGAAACTATACCGCCACGAGCATCCCCGGAGTTTTCGCTGCCGGGGACGTCCAGGACTCGGTCTACCGGCAGGCGATAACCTCCGCCGGCACTGGCTGTATGGCAGCCCTGGATGCGGAGCGATACCTGGACATGCATAAAAGCTAG